One Streptomyces sp. SAI-135 DNA segment encodes these proteins:
- a CDS encoding ABC transporter permease, with protein MAETSRLTEGVRAYWLIARMWVRSAMTYRTSFVVTMCGNLLMTGLDFVGILLMFSQVDSLGGWGLPEIAFLYGLSVTAFGIADLVLGSMDVLGSRIRDGSFDILLVRPAPVLAQIGADRFAVRRLGRITQGAVVLVWALASVDVDWSAAKVLLVPVMVISGAAIFCAVFVAGAAFQIFAQDASEVQNAFTYGGTTLLQYPPTVFGKDLVRGVTFVLPLAFVNWVPASYVLGRPYPLDLPQWAAFAPPLVAVACGALAGLAWRAGLGSYRSTGS; from the coding sequence GTGGCTGAGACGTCCCGCCTGACCGAGGGGGTGCGGGCCTACTGGCTGATCGCCAGGATGTGGGTGCGGTCCGCGATGACCTACCGCACCTCCTTCGTCGTCACGATGTGCGGCAACCTGCTGATGACCGGCCTGGACTTCGTCGGGATCCTGCTGATGTTCTCGCAGGTCGACTCGCTCGGCGGCTGGGGCCTGCCCGAGATCGCCTTCCTCTACGGCCTCTCGGTGACCGCCTTCGGCATCGCGGACCTGGTGCTCGGCTCGATGGACGTGCTGGGTTCCCGGATCCGGGACGGGTCCTTCGACATCCTGCTGGTGCGGCCGGCGCCGGTGCTCGCGCAGATCGGCGCGGACCGTTTCGCGGTGCGCCGGCTGGGCCGGATCACGCAGGGAGCGGTGGTGCTGGTGTGGGCGCTGGCCTCGGTGGACGTCGACTGGAGCGCGGCGAAGGTGCTGCTGGTGCCGGTGATGGTGATCAGCGGCGCGGCGATCTTCTGCGCGGTGTTCGTGGCGGGCGCGGCCTTCCAGATCTTCGCGCAGGACGCCTCCGAGGTGCAGAACGCGTTCACGTACGGCGGTACGACCCTGCTCCAGTACCCGCCGACCGTGTTCGGGAAGGACCTGGTGCGCGGGGTGACGTTCGTGCTGCCGCTGGCCTTCGTGAACTGGGTGCCGGCCTCCTATGTGCTGGGGCGGCCGTACCCGCTGGATCTGCCGCAGTGGGCGGCCTTCGCGCCGCCGCTGGTGGCGGTGGCGTGCGGCGCGCTGGCCGGTCTGGCGTGGCGCGCGGGGCTCGGGTCGTATCGGAGTACGGGGAGTTAG
- a CDS encoding DUF445 domain-containing protein, which produces MERTKPEEAGPSDAERQAPRRGAVTSASRAAPASPVRAMNTFSEADLEKQRGVRRMKLTATGLLLFVAVVYVLATWAHNSWAGPWAGYVAAAAEAGMVGALADWFAVTALFRRPLGLPIPHTAIIPTKKDQLGVSLGEFVGENFLSEDVVRQRLRAVGIGSRLGAWLAEPEHADRVTAELSAALRGALTVLRDSDVQAVVGEAITRRADAQEIAPGIGKMLDKVVADGGHRRVVDLVVARAHDWLVLHDEQVMDAVQGGAPGWTPRFVDKKVGERVYKELLRFVTEMRDMPSHPARGALDRFLTDFASDLQSDTDTRARVERLKGEVLGRGEVQDLIASAWTAVRSMIVSAAEDERSELRLRVRASLLSLGARMAVDPKVQAKVDGWVEGAAVYVVTTYRREITSLITDTVAGWDAEHTTRKIEAHIGRDLQFIRINGTVVGSLAGLLIYTVSRALGA; this is translated from the coding sequence ATGGAACGCACGAAACCTGAGGAAGCGGGACCGTCTGACGCGGAGCGGCAGGCCCCGAGGCGCGGGGCCGTGACCTCCGCGAGCCGGGCCGCCCCCGCGTCGCCCGTGCGCGCGATGAACACCTTCAGCGAGGCGGACCTGGAGAAGCAGCGCGGGGTGCGGCGCATGAAGCTCACCGCGACCGGGCTGCTGCTGTTCGTGGCCGTCGTGTACGTCCTCGCCACCTGGGCGCACAACTCCTGGGCGGGCCCGTGGGCCGGCTATGTCGCCGCGGCCGCCGAGGCCGGCATGGTCGGCGCGCTCGCCGACTGGTTCGCGGTCACCGCGCTCTTCCGCCGCCCCCTCGGCCTGCCCATCCCGCACACCGCGATCATCCCCACCAAGAAGGACCAGCTGGGGGTCTCACTGGGCGAGTTCGTCGGCGAGAACTTCCTCTCCGAGGACGTCGTACGACAGCGGCTGCGTGCCGTCGGGATCGGCAGCCGGCTGGGTGCCTGGCTGGCCGAGCCCGAGCACGCCGACCGGGTCACGGCGGAGCTGTCGGCGGCGCTGCGGGGCGCCCTGACCGTGCTGCGGGACTCCGACGTGCAGGCCGTGGTCGGCGAGGCGATCACCCGGCGGGCCGACGCCCAGGAGATCGCGCCCGGCATCGGCAAGATGCTGGACAAGGTCGTCGCCGACGGCGGGCACCGGCGGGTCGTCGACCTGGTGGTGGCCCGGGCCCACGACTGGCTCGTGCTCCACGACGAGCAGGTCATGGACGCGGTGCAGGGGGGCGCGCCCGGCTGGACCCCGCGGTTCGTCGACAAGAAGGTCGGCGAGCGCGTCTACAAGGAGCTGCTGCGGTTCGTGACCGAGATGCGGGACATGCCCTCCCATCCGGCGCGCGGGGCGCTGGACCGGTTCCTGACGGACTTCGCCTCCGACCTCCAGTCCGACACGGACACGCGTGCGCGGGTCGAGCGGCTCAAGGGCGAGGTGCTGGGGCGCGGCGAGGTGCAGGACCTGATCGCCTCCGCCTGGACCGCCGTACGGTCGATGATCGTCTCCGCCGCCGAGGACGAGCGCAGTGAACTGCGGCTGCGGGTGCGGGCGTCACTGCTGTCGCTGGGGGCGCGGATGGCCGTCGACCCCAAGGTGCAGGCGAAGGTCGACGGCTGGGTGGAGGGGGCCGCGGTGTACGTGGTCACCACCTACCGGCGGGAGATCACCTCCCTGATCACCGACACCGTGGCCGGGTGGGACGCCGAGCACACCACGCGGAAGATCGAGGCGCACATCGGCCGCGACCTGCAGTTCATCCGGATCAACGGCACGGTGGTGGGATCGCTCGCGGGACTGTTGATCTACACGGTGTCGCGGGCGCTGGGGGCGTAG
- a CDS encoding ABC-2 family transporter protein → MGSWRLYAAVAAGGFRRYATYRAATFAGVFTNTVFGVILVYTYLALWDEKPHLGGYDQAQAVTYVWLGQCLYSTLAIQGGGAEKDVIERIRTGEIAVDLYRPADLQLWWLASDLGRSLFQLLGRGVIPFAFGALFFPMALPTDVTSWAALFVALLLAMVVSFGIRYLAALSVFWLMDGMGIMQAVMITGVFCSGIVFPLNAFPGVLGDIVRALPWSAQLQVPADVLMGETDPLGAYAFQATWAVVLLGSGRLLQSAATRRVVVQGG, encoded by the coding sequence GTGGGTTCCTGGCGGTTGTACGCGGCCGTCGCGGCAGGGGGATTCAGACGATACGCGACATATCGCGCGGCCACGTTCGCGGGGGTGTTCACCAACACCGTTTTCGGTGTGATTCTCGTCTACACGTATCTCGCGCTGTGGGACGAGAAGCCCCATCTGGGGGGCTACGACCAGGCGCAGGCGGTCACCTACGTATGGCTGGGCCAGTGTCTCTACTCGACGCTGGCCATCCAGGGCGGCGGCGCCGAGAAGGACGTGATCGAGCGGATCCGCACGGGGGAGATCGCGGTCGACCTGTACCGTCCCGCCGACCTCCAACTGTGGTGGCTGGCGAGCGACTTGGGACGCTCGCTGTTCCAGCTGCTGGGGCGCGGGGTGATCCCCTTCGCCTTCGGGGCGCTGTTCTTCCCGATGGCGCTGCCCACCGACGTCACGTCCTGGGCGGCCCTGTTCGTGGCACTGCTGCTGGCGATGGTCGTCAGCTTCGGGATCCGCTACCTCGCGGCGCTGAGCGTGTTCTGGCTGATGGACGGCATGGGCATCATGCAGGCCGTGATGATCACGGGTGTCTTCTGCTCGGGCATCGTGTTCCCGCTGAACGCCTTCCCCGGGGTGCTGGGCGACATCGTGCGGGCGCTGCCGTGGTCGGCGCAGCTCCAGGTGCCGGCGGACGTGCTGATGGGGGAGACCGATCCGCTCGGCGCGTACGCCTTCCAGGCGACGTGGGCGGTGGTGCTGCTGGGGTCCGGGCGGCTGCTGCAGTCGGCGGCGACCCGTCGGGTGGTGGTGCAGGGTGGCTGA
- a CDS encoding MFS transporter — translation MTTAQADTGRTVTTNIPARLDRLPWSRWHWTIVIGLGTVWILDGLEVTVVGNIASRLSEPGSGLSISSGQVTGIAAALYVAGACLGALFWGRLTDKWGRKKLFMITLAVYLAATALTAVSFESWWFFLFRFLTGFGIGGEYAAINSAIDELIPAKYRGRVDLMINGSFWLGAVGGSLLSIVALNTDVFAKDVGWRLTFALGAVLALVILLVRRHVPESPRWLLIHGRDGEAERIVSSIEEKVEAERGSELPRPEGELTIRQRRSVTFLEIARTVFSDYRRRSVLGFSLFIGQAFLYNAITFGFGAILTTFFDVPTGDTGYYFAVIAIGNFCGPLLLGKLFDTVGRRVMISSTYLLSGLLLFGTAWLFDQGSLSAATLTACWCAVLFFASAGASSAYLTVSEVFPMETRAMSIAFFYALGTAAGGISGPLLFADLTSTGKVGDTVLAFQIGAALMCAAGLVAAFLAVRAERRSLEDIAKPLTAT, via the coding sequence GTGACCACCGCCCAGGCCGATACCGGCCGCACCGTGACGACCAACATCCCCGCCAGACTCGACCGGCTTCCCTGGTCACGCTGGCACTGGACCATCGTCATCGGACTCGGCACCGTGTGGATCCTCGACGGCCTGGAGGTCACGGTCGTCGGCAACATCGCGAGCCGGCTCTCCGAGCCGGGAAGCGGGCTGTCCATCAGCTCCGGGCAGGTCACCGGGATCGCGGCGGCGCTGTACGTGGCCGGGGCGTGCCTGGGGGCGCTGTTCTGGGGGCGGCTGACGGACAAATGGGGCCGCAAGAAGCTGTTCATGATCACGCTGGCGGTGTATCTGGCGGCCACGGCGCTGACGGCGGTGTCCTTCGAATCCTGGTGGTTCTTTTTGTTCCGGTTCCTGACCGGGTTCGGCATCGGCGGGGAGTACGCGGCGATCAACTCCGCGATCGACGAGCTGATCCCGGCGAAGTACCGGGGCCGCGTCGACCTCATGATCAACGGCAGCTTCTGGCTGGGAGCGGTGGGGGGCTCCCTGCTGTCGATCGTCGCGCTGAACACGGACGTCTTCGCCAAGGACGTGGGCTGGCGGCTGACGTTCGCCCTGGGAGCGGTGCTGGCCCTGGTGATCCTTCTCGTACGGCGCCATGTGCCCGAGAGCCCGCGGTGGCTGCTGATCCACGGGCGGGACGGAGAGGCGGAGCGGATCGTCTCGTCGATCGAGGAGAAGGTGGAGGCGGAGCGGGGATCCGAACTGCCGCGGCCCGAGGGCGAGCTCACGATCCGTCAGCGCCGCAGTGTGACCTTCCTGGAGATCGCGCGGACGGTGTTCTCGGACTACCGGCGCCGCTCGGTGCTGGGGTTCTCGCTGTTCATCGGCCAGGCCTTCCTCTACAACGCGATCACGTTCGGGTTCGGGGCGATCCTCACGACCTTCTTCGACGTGCCGACGGGGGACACCGGGTACTACTTCGCGGTCATCGCGATCGGCAACTTCTGCGGGCCGCTGCTGCTGGGGAAGCTGTTCGACACGGTGGGGCGGCGGGTGATGATCTCGTCGACGTACCTGCTGTCGGGGCTGCTGCTGTTCGGTACGGCTTGGCTGTTCGACCAGGGCTCCCTGAGCGCGGCCACGCTGACGGCGTGCTGGTGCGCGGTGCTGTTCTTCGCGTCGGCGGGGGCGTCGAGCGCCTATCTCACGGTGTCCGAGGTGTTCCCGATGGAGACCCGGGCGATGTCGATCGCCTTCTTCTACGCGCTGGGCACGGCCGCGGGCGGCATCAGCGGACCGCTCCTGTTCGCCGACCTGACGAGCACGGGCAAGGTCGGCGACACGGTCCTGGCCTTCCAGATCGGCGCGGCACTGATGTGCGCGGCGGGCCTGGTGGCGGCGTTCCTGGCGGTACGGGCGGAGCGGCGCTCCCTGGAGGACATCGCGAAGCCGCTCACCGCTACGTGA
- a CDS encoding ATP-binding cassette domain-containing protein: MDVAVDAFIELDRVEKVFDVRKKTGFLKRERRQVRAVDSISFTVARGEMVGYIGPNGAGKSTTIKMLTGILTPSGGRLRVAGIDPSRERTRLAHRIGVVFGQRTTLWWDLPLIDSYKLMHRMYRIPDARYRENLDRCVELLELADLLDVPVRQLSLGQRMRGDIAAALLHDPEVLYLDEPTIGLDVISKAKVRGFLRELNAERGTTVLLTTHDLQDIEQLCSRVMVIDHGRLMYDGPLAGLHEVGESERTLVVDLERELPPIEAAPARVVKVEGPRQWLAFPAHESAAALVARVAAEYPLVDLSVREPDIEAVIAKMYAGEAEKAVS, from the coding sequence GTGGACGTGGCGGTGGACGCCTTCATCGAACTGGACCGCGTCGAGAAGGTCTTCGACGTGCGCAAGAAGACCGGTTTCCTGAAACGGGAGCGGCGTCAGGTGCGGGCGGTCGACTCGATCTCCTTCACCGTGGCGCGCGGCGAGATGGTCGGGTACATCGGCCCGAACGGCGCCGGGAAGTCGACGACGATCAAGATGCTGACGGGCATCCTGACCCCGTCCGGCGGCCGCCTGCGGGTGGCCGGCATCGACCCGTCGCGCGAGCGCACCCGCCTGGCCCACCGCATCGGGGTCGTCTTCGGCCAGCGGACGACCCTGTGGTGGGACCTCCCGCTGATCGACTCCTACAAGCTGATGCACCGCATGTACCGCATCCCGGACGCCCGTTACCGCGAGAACCTCGACCGCTGTGTCGAACTCCTCGAACTGGCCGACCTGTTGGACGTGCCGGTACGCCAGCTGTCCCTGGGGCAGCGCATGCGGGGCGACATCGCGGCGGCCCTGCTGCACGACCCCGAGGTGCTCTACCTCGACGAGCCGACCATCGGGCTCGACGTGATCTCCAAGGCCAAGGTGCGGGGTTTCCTGCGGGAGTTGAATGCCGAGCGCGGCACGACGGTCCTGCTGACCACGCACGACCTCCAGGACATCGAGCAGCTCTGCTCACGTGTGATGGTCATCGACCACGGGCGCCTGATGTACGACGGTCCGCTCGCCGGCCTCCACGAGGTGGGCGAGAGCGAGCGCACGCTGGTGGTGGACCTGGAGCGGGAGTTGCCGCCGATCGAGGCGGCCCCCGCGCGCGTGGTGAAGGTGGAGGGGCCGCGGCAGTGGCTGGCGTTCCCGGCGCACGAGTCGGCGGCGGCCCTGGTGGCAAGGGTCGCGGCAGAGTACCCGCTGGTGGACCTGTCGGTGCGGGAGCCGGACATCGAGGCGGTGATCGCCAAGATGTACGCGGGAGAAGCGGAGAAAGCGGTGTCGTAG
- a CDS encoding SGNH/GDSL hydrolase family protein — translation MTRRHGYALLAAIVALIVALSTAVYVSVAADPGTANRTSLSGSRPAHPSAAPASAGVWVGTWSASPVGAEPGTGNEGMTGRSVRNVVHAAVGGTSARITLSNLYGRSALTVTHASLALAAGPRTAAAQAGSTRRLTFAGDTTVVIAAGSQVLSDAVALAVPAGGDLLVTTYSPVLSGPVTYHPTARQTSYAGPGDLTEDETGTGYTERVDHWRYLTAVDVLSGEADGTVVAFGDSLTDGKNSTADANTRWPDFLNRRLRTALAAGRDLPRYSVVNEGIGGNRVLADARGRPGENQAGVRRFRRDVLDRPNVRIVVVDLGINDILRTPGTVDPDKLLAGLRDLVRQAHARGIKVVGATLMPVGERTTWTEAREGVRQRVNAEIRSGRVYDAVIDFDRALRDPYDPRSLRAIYDSGDRLHPNDRGYERMAYSFDLDDLKGSTAARL, via the coding sequence ATGACTCGGCGTCATGGTTACGCCCTGCTCGCCGCGATCGTCGCCCTGATCGTGGCCCTGTCCACCGCCGTCTACGTCTCGGTGGCGGCCGACCCCGGCACCGCGAACCGGACCTCGCTGTCCGGCTCCCGTCCCGCACACCCTTCCGCCGCGCCCGCCTCCGCCGGGGTCTGGGTCGGCACCTGGTCCGCCTCCCCGGTCGGCGCCGAGCCCGGCACCGGCAACGAGGGCATGACCGGCCGCTCCGTCCGCAACGTCGTGCACGCCGCCGTCGGCGGTACGAGTGCCCGCATCACGCTGTCCAATCTCTACGGCCGGTCCGCGCTGACCGTCACACACGCCTCCCTGGCCCTCGCCGCCGGTCCGAGGACCGCCGCGGCCCAGGCGGGGAGCACGCGGCGGCTCACCTTCGCCGGGGACACCACGGTCGTCATCGCCGCCGGCTCGCAGGTGCTCAGCGACGCCGTCGCCCTCGCCGTCCCGGCCGGCGGCGACCTCCTCGTCACCACCTACTCCCCCGTCCTGTCCGGCCCGGTCACCTACCACCCGACCGCCCGCCAGACCTCGTACGCCGGTCCCGGCGACCTCACCGAGGACGAGACCGGGACGGGGTACACGGAGCGGGTCGACCACTGGCGGTACCTCACCGCGGTGGACGTGCTCAGCGGTGAGGCCGACGGCACGGTGGTCGCCTTCGGCGACTCGCTGACCGACGGCAAGAACTCCACCGCCGACGCGAACACCCGCTGGCCGGACTTCCTGAACCGGCGCCTGCGCACCGCGCTCGCCGCCGGCCGGGACCTGCCCCGCTACAGCGTCGTCAACGAGGGCATCGGCGGCAACCGGGTCCTCGCCGACGCCCGGGGCCGCCCCGGGGAGAACCAGGCCGGCGTCCGGCGCTTCCGGCGGGACGTGCTCGACCGCCCCAACGTCAGGATCGTGGTCGTCGACCTCGGCATCAACGACATCCTCCGCACGCCGGGCACCGTCGACCCCGACAAGCTCCTCGCCGGTCTGCGCGACCTGGTCCGCCAGGCCCACGCGCGCGGCATCAAGGTCGTCGGCGCGACCCTCATGCCGGTCGGCGAGCGCACCACCTGGACCGAGGCCCGCGAGGGCGTCCGCCAGAGGGTCAACGCGGAGATCCGTTCGGGCCGGGTCTACGACGCGGTGATCGACTTCGACCGGGCGCTGAGGGACCCCTACGACCCCCGCAGCCTCCGCGCGATCTATGACTCGGGAGACCGGCTCCACCCCAATGACCGGGGGTACGAGCGGATGGCGTACTCCTTCGACCTGGACGACCTGAAGGGTTCGACGGCGGCACGCTTGTGA
- a CDS encoding transglycosylase domain-containing protein translates to MSDQPQQPTEGWAPSNPQAAEEPDGKKKAKRPRRTGWRRLIPTWRMVLGTFVLGLLLLAGLFYLGYSMVKIPPANALATKQSNVYLYADGSQLARDGEVNRENVSLSQVSKDAQHAVLAAEDRDFYTESAIDPKAMLRAGWNTATGKGKQSGSTITQQYVKNYYLAQEQTVTRKAKEFFISIKLDREKSKDEILEGYLNTSYFGRNAYGIQAAAQAYYGKDAVDLDPAHAAYLAALVNAPSEYDVVAHPENKAAAEARWNYVLDGMVKKGWLAQSARTGLTFPMPKEQTVSTGLSGQRGYIKDAVEQYIIDNKILTKEQLEAGGYRITTTLDKGKQNAFVKAVDDQVMKKLDKKNNKVDNYVRAGGASVDPKTGRVVAMYGGIDYVKQYTNGATRGDFQVGSIFKPLVFAAAVENRSETQDGQLITPNTYYDGTNKRPVVGWNGGSYAPENEDQASYGEITVRAATDKSVNSVYAQMAVDVGSDKVKQTAIDLGIPSDTPDLTASPSIALGVNTASVLDMAEAYATLANHGRHGAYTMIDKITKDGEATVELPKQRAKQAVSREAADTTTSILQSVVENGTATAAQAAGRPAAGKTGTAEEDTAAWFAGYTPELATVVSVMGQDPVTAAHKSLYGAMGLERVNGGGPPAEIWAQYTKAALKGKPVSEFDLQLQEGAEVQAPSSQAPVDPTTGGQDDGGTGDTTGGQDTEGQTEGQTEGQSQGPTQGQDNGGTTTDGGTTTGGDTGGTTDGGTTTGGDTGGTTDGTTTGDPTGGTGGDSPSGGATGGENLLSTSRRE, encoded by the coding sequence ATGAGCGACCAGCCGCAGCAGCCGACCGAGGGCTGGGCACCCAGCAACCCACAGGCGGCTGAAGAGCCCGACGGGAAGAAGAAGGCCAAGCGGCCCAGGCGCACCGGCTGGCGACGGCTGATCCCGACCTGGCGCATGGTGCTGGGCACCTTCGTCCTCGGGCTGCTGCTCCTGGCCGGGCTGTTCTACCTCGGCTACTCCATGGTCAAGATCCCGCCGGCCAACGCCCTCGCTACCAAGCAGTCCAACGTCTACCTCTACGCCGACGGCAGCCAGCTCGCCCGCGACGGCGAGGTCAACCGCGAGAACGTCTCCCTCTCGCAGGTCTCCAAGGACGCCCAGCACGCCGTGCTGGCCGCCGAGGACCGCGACTTCTACACCGAGTCCGCGATCGACCCCAAGGCCATGCTGCGCGCCGGCTGGAACACCGCCACCGGCAAGGGCAAGCAGTCCGGCTCGACGATCACCCAGCAGTACGTGAAGAACTACTACCTGGCCCAGGAGCAGACGGTCACCCGCAAGGCCAAGGAGTTCTTCATCTCGATCAAGCTGGACCGCGAGAAGTCCAAGGACGAGATCCTCGAGGGCTACCTCAACACCAGCTACTTCGGCCGCAACGCCTACGGCATCCAGGCCGCCGCCCAGGCCTACTACGGCAAGGACGCCGTCGACCTCGACCCCGCCCACGCCGCCTACCTCGCCGCGCTGGTCAACGCCCCGAGCGAGTACGACGTCGTCGCGCACCCCGAGAACAAGGCCGCCGCCGAGGCCCGCTGGAACTACGTCCTGGACGGCATGGTCAAGAAGGGCTGGCTGGCACAGTCCGCGCGCACCGGCCTGACGTTCCCGATGCCGAAGGAGCAGACCGTCTCCACCGGCCTGTCGGGGCAGCGCGGCTACATCAAGGACGCGGTCGAGCAGTACATCATCGACAACAAGATCCTCACCAAGGAGCAGCTGGAGGCCGGCGGCTACCGCATCACCACCACCCTCGACAAGGGCAAGCAGAACGCCTTCGTGAAGGCCGTCGACGACCAGGTGATGAAGAAGCTCGACAAGAAGAACAACAAGGTCGACAACTACGTCCGCGCGGGCGGCGCCTCCGTCGACCCGAAGACCGGCAGGGTCGTCGCGATGTACGGCGGCATCGACTACGTCAAGCAGTACACGAACGGCGCGACCCGCGGCGACTTCCAGGTCGGCTCCATCTTCAAGCCCCTCGTGTTCGCCGCCGCCGTCGAGAACCGCTCCGAGACCCAGGACGGGCAGCTCATCACCCCCAACACCTACTACGACGGCACCAACAAGCGCCCGGTCGTGGGGTGGAACGGCGGGTCCTACGCCCCCGAGAACGAGGACCAGGCCTCCTACGGCGAGATCACCGTCCGCGCGGCCACCGACAAGTCCGTCAACTCGGTGTACGCGCAGATGGCCGTCGACGTCGGCTCCGACAAGGTCAAGCAGACCGCGATCGACCTGGGCATCCCCTCCGACACCCCGGACCTCACGGCGTCCCCGTCCATCGCGCTCGGCGTGAACACCGCGAGCGTCCTCGACATGGCGGAGGCCTACGCCACCCTCGCCAACCACGGCCGGCACGGCGCGTACACGATGATCGACAAGATCACCAAGGACGGCGAGGCGACCGTCGAGCTGCCCAAGCAGCGCGCCAAGCAGGCCGTCAGCCGCGAGGCCGCCGACACCACCACCTCGATCCTGCAGAGCGTCGTCGAGAACGGCACCGCCACCGCCGCCCAGGCCGCCGGCCGCCCCGCCGCGGGCAAGACCGGCACCGCCGAGGAGGACACGGCCGCCTGGTTCGCGGGCTACACCCCCGAACTCGCCACCGTCGTCTCGGTCATGGGCCAGGACCCGGTGACCGCCGCGCACAAGTCGCTGTACGGCGCGATGGGCCTGGAGCGCGTCAACGGCGGCGGACCGCCCGCCGAGATCTGGGCGCAGTACACCAAGGCCGCCCTCAAGGGGAAGCCGGTGAGCGAGTTCGACCTCCAGCTCCAGGAGGGCGCCGAGGTGCAGGCGCCGAGCAGCCAGGCCCCCGTCGACCCGACCACGGGCGGCCAGGACGACGGCGGCACGGGCGACACCACCGGTGGCCAGGACACCGAGGGCCAGACCGAAGGGCAGACCGAGGGCCAGTCCCAGGGACCGACCCAGGGTCAGGACAACGGCGGCACCACGACCGACGGCGGCACGACGACGGGCGGCGACACCGGCGGCACGACCGACGGCGGCACCACGACGGGTGGGGACACCGGAGGCACGACCGACGGCACCACCACCGGCGACCCGACCGGAGGCACCGGCGGGGACTCACCCAGCGGCGGGGCGACGGGCGGCGAGAACCTGCTGTCCACGAGCCGCCGGGAGTGA
- a CDS encoding DUF1707 domain-containing protein translates to MTEELPELRASDADRERVAEVLRDALAEGRLDMEEFEERLDATYRARTYGELAPITRDLPVGQVAAPKVDMQKRPEPDGSWASRIVGGEGSSTWAVAVMSGFQRRGRWTVPRRFNCFAFWGGGEIDLRDANFAAGEVEINCVAIMGGMQVIVPPGVEVVVRGIGIMGGFDQREEGVPGEPGAPRVIVTGFAFWGGVGVERKLSKADRQRLREERRQERLERREVARELREGRGRGEG, encoded by the coding sequence ATGACGGAGGAACTCCCGGAGCTGCGTGCTTCCGACGCCGATCGTGAGCGAGTCGCCGAGGTCCTGCGGGACGCCCTCGCGGAGGGGCGGCTCGACATGGAGGAGTTCGAGGAGCGGCTGGACGCCACGTACCGGGCGCGGACGTACGGCGAGCTCGCCCCGATCACCCGGGACCTGCCGGTCGGCCAGGTGGCCGCTCCCAAGGTCGACATGCAGAAGCGGCCCGAACCGGACGGGAGTTGGGCGTCCCGGATCGTCGGCGGTGAGGGCTCCTCGACGTGGGCCGTGGCCGTGATGTCCGGGTTCCAGCGCCGGGGGCGGTGGACCGTGCCCCGGCGTTTCAACTGCTTCGCCTTCTGGGGCGGCGGGGAGATCGATCTGCGGGACGCGAACTTCGCCGCCGGCGAGGTAGAGATCAACTGCGTCGCGATCATGGGCGGGATGCAGGTGATCGTGCCGCCCGGGGTCGAGGTCGTGGTGCGCGGCATCGGGATCATGGGCGGGTTCGACCAGCGCGAGGAGGGGGTTCCGGGAGAGCCCGGGGCGCCTCGCGTGATCGTGACCGGGTTCGCGTTCTGGGGCGGGGTCGGGGTCGAGCGCAAGCTCAGCAAGGCCGACCGGCAGCGGCTGCGGGAGGAGCGGCGGCAGGAGAGGCTGGAGCGCCGGGAGGTCGCGCGCGAGCTGAGGGAGGGGCGCGGGCGGGGGGAGGGCTGA